A genome region from Halorussus pelagicus includes the following:
- the sufD gene encoding Fe-S cluster assembly protein SufD codes for MTATQVHETISEETVREISDELGEPDWLLDTRLDALAALDELEMPDVIRTPGRDWTNLDGLDYESFVDPLNAAEEKDQLGPEEAEVLPLSEAVEEREDLLKEHFGSVIDPQENYLTALSTALFSTGTLVYVPKNVDAEDVTIRTTQHSQSLFNYTLVVTEQSSSVTILERQDTGESVEGDRYYSGLVEVAAGENSHVQYGSLQDLDEETYNYTLKRGDADDYATVNWVEGNVGSRLTKSSVETELNGEGSETKTVGAFFGHDDQHFDIAARVWHNTAHTTADLVTRGVLDDDARSVYEGVQDVGRDAWDTNSYQRENTLMLSDESEADASPKLIINNHDTEASHSATVGQIDEEDMFYMTSRGLDDESARNMLVEGFFVPVLEEVEVEELREDLETRVRERLHE; via the coding sequence ATGACCGCGACACAAGTCCACGAGACCATCTCCGAGGAGACGGTTCGGGAGATCTCCGACGAACTCGGGGAACCCGACTGGCTCCTCGACACTCGCCTCGACGCCCTCGCGGCGCTCGACGAGTTGGAGATGCCCGACGTGATTCGAACGCCGGGCCGCGACTGGACCAACCTCGACGGGCTGGACTACGAGAGCTTCGTAGACCCGCTGAACGCCGCCGAGGAGAAAGACCAACTCGGTCCCGAGGAGGCCGAAGTCCTCCCGCTCTCGGAAGCCGTCGAAGAGCGCGAGGACCTCCTGAAGGAGCACTTCGGGTCGGTCATCGACCCGCAGGAGAACTACCTGACCGCACTCTCGACCGCCCTGTTCAGCACGGGCACGCTGGTCTACGTCCCGAAGAACGTCGATGCCGAGGACGTTACTATCCGGACGACCCAGCACTCCCAGTCGCTGTTCAATTACACGCTGGTCGTCACCGAGCAGTCTTCGTCCGTTACCATCCTCGAACGGCAGGACACCGGCGAATCCGTCGAAGGCGACCGCTACTACAGCGGCCTCGTGGAAGTCGCCGCGGGCGAGAACAGCCACGTCCAGTACGGCTCGCTACAGGACTTAGACGAGGAGACGTACAACTACACGCTCAAGCGCGGCGACGCCGACGACTACGCTACGGTCAACTGGGTCGAGGGCAACGTCGGGTCGCGTCTGACGAAGTCCTCGGTCGAGACCGAACTGAACGGCGAAGGCTCCGAAACCAAGACGGTCGGCGCGTTCTTCGGTCACGACGACCAGCACTTCGACATCGCGGCCCGCGTCTGGCACAACACGGCTCACACGACCGCTGACCTCGTGACTCGCGGTGTCCTCGACGACGACGCGCGCTCGGTCTACGAGGGCGTGCAGGACGTCGGCCGAGACGCGTGGGACACCAACTCCTACCAGCGCGAGAACACCCTGATGCTGAGCGACGAGAGCGAGGCCGACGCCTCCCCGAAGCTCATCATCAACAACCACGACACCGAGGCCAGTCACTCGGCGACCGTCGGCCAGATAGACGAGGAGGACATGTTCTACATGACCTCCCGCGGACTCGACGACGAGTCGGCCCGCAACATGCTGGTCGAAGGCTTCTTCGTCCCGGTGCTCGAAGAGGTCGAAGTCGAGGAACTACGCGAAGACCTCGAAACCCGCGTGCGGGAACGACTCCACGAGTAG
- a CDS encoding metal-dependent transcriptional regulator codes for MNTADQYLKAIYLVQRMENGPASTGSLADRLDVSPASVNEMIGKLQERGLADHEKYKGVSLTDEGIEQAREALQTYCIIERFLHNVLEVEEFPSEAKALESVIDETVAERLDTIIDREPQCPDCFDADADMCAELVSEGEAD; via the coding sequence ATGAACACCGCAGATCAGTATTTGAAAGCGATATATCTCGTACAGCGGATGGAGAACGGCCCGGCGTCAACCGGGTCGCTCGCTGACCGTCTCGACGTGAGTCCCGCGAGCGTCAACGAGATGATCGGGAAGCTTCAGGAACGGGGCCTCGCCGACCACGAGAAGTACAAGGGCGTCTCGCTGACCGACGAGGGCATCGAGCAGGCCCGCGAGGCGCTTCAGACCTACTGCATCATCGAGCGCTTCCTTCACAACGTTCTCGAAGTCGAGGAGTTCCCGAGCGAGGCCAAGGCGCTCGAAAGCGTCATCGACGAGACCGTCGCGGAGCGACTCGACACCATCATCGACCGCGAACCGCAGTGTCCGGACTGCTTCGACGCCGACGCCGACATGTGCGCGGAGTTGGTCAGCGAAGGCGAAGCGGACTGA
- a CDS encoding ferritin-like domain-containing protein, whose translation MTVNDRVSTDNQLARLLQIGVVLEEVVEVRAARHYETLSPDERDDAVEELLEAAREESADHRRRLEDLIDQLDARAVPLEEIQTLVEGRYAQTGPESFDGVLYDQLHGEETAYKFYDDLIEAIEASDTDYALDREELLATLKTIREEEAEGVEEVTEIMEARE comes from the coding sequence ATGACGGTCAACGACCGCGTCTCGACGGACAACCAACTCGCCCGCCTGCTCCAAATCGGGGTCGTACTGGAGGAAGTCGTCGAGGTCCGCGCGGCGCGTCACTACGAGACGCTCTCGCCGGACGAGCGCGACGACGCCGTCGAGGAACTGCTCGAAGCGGCCCGCGAGGAGTCCGCGGACCACCGACGCCGACTGGAAGACCTCATCGACCAGTTGGACGCCCGCGCGGTGCCCCTCGAAGAGATTCAGACGCTCGTCGAAGGACGCTACGCCCAGACGGGTCCCGAGAGCTTCGACGGCGTTCTCTACGACCAACTCCACGGCGAGGAGACCGCGTACAAGTTCTACGACGACCTCATCGAAGCCATCGAGGCCAGCGACACCGACTACGCGCTCGACCGCGAGGAACTGCTCGCCACTTTGAAGACGATTCGTGAGGAAGAGGCCGAAGGTGTCGAGGAAGTAACCGAAATTATGGAGGCCCGAGAATGA
- a CDS encoding HNH endonuclease encodes MDCPTCGDSFDSEQGTRIHHSHAHGEKLPNRTCNGCGTDFYDPKARLEYCDDCDPNAGENNGNWKDATETETCVCCGSEFQYYPSDKEGTYCSDCVESSVGLLPENPATRDRVSTACKYCGDAIEARPSRVENRKRGVFCDVDCYGSWLSENVVGENHHQWEGGDLGYGEQWWQVRRKALDRDAHSCQNCGATAEEIGRNPDVHHIKPVRSFERPQQAHRLENVVALCRSCHRNVEAGNVTVPSPPAEK; translated from the coding sequence ATGGACTGTCCGACCTGTGGGGACTCGTTCGACTCCGAACAGGGAACACGAATCCACCACAGTCACGCACACGGTGAGAAACTGCCGAATCGTACTTGTAACGGCTGTGGAACCGATTTCTACGACCCGAAGGCTCGGTTGGAGTACTGCGACGACTGTGACCCGAACGCCGGTGAGAACAACGGGAACTGGAAAGACGCGACAGAGACGGAAACGTGCGTCTGTTGTGGCTCTGAGTTTCAGTACTATCCGTCCGACAAAGAGGGAACGTACTGCTCGGACTGCGTCGAAAGTTCGGTCGGGTTGCTCCCCGAGAATCCAGCGACGAGAGACCGAGTTTCGACAGCATGCAAGTATTGCGGTGATGCCATCGAAGCACGCCCTTCTCGCGTCGAGAATCGAAAACGAGGCGTATTCTGCGATGTAGACTGCTACGGTTCGTGGCTCTCGGAGAACGTCGTCGGCGAGAATCACCATCAGTGGGAAGGCGGGGATCTCGGTTATGGAGAGCAGTGGTGGCAGGTTCGACGCAAAGCGTTAGATAGAGACGCACATTCGTGCCAGAACTGCGGAGCGACGGCGGAAGAAATCGGTCGAAACCCCGACGTTCACCACATCAAGCCGGTTCGCAGTTTCGAGCGCCCACAGCAAGCACATCGATTAGAGAACGTCGTTGCGCTCTGCCGAAGCTGTCATCGAAACGTGGAAGCGGGAAACGTTACCGTACCGTCACCGCCAGCCGAAAAGTAA
- the sufB gene encoding Fe-S cluster assembly protein SufB: protein MSSEQDQLKETNTEERFAFKKDESAAVKSDKGLTEEVVRLISEDKGEPDWMLERRLRALEHWNEMPMPTDWPGQPDLTELDVEEIVPYIRPDVDKREGADSWDDLPEDIQDTFEKLGIPEAERKALSGVGAQYESEVVYQNMQEQWEEKGVVFCNMDEAVREHEDLVKEHFMTSCVPPSDNKFAALHGAVWSGGSFVYVPEDVTVEMPVQAYFRMNSEGMGQFEHTLIIAEEGSEVHYIEGCSAPKYGSHNLHSGGVEVFVGEDAHVQYSTVQNWSKNTFNLNTKRAIVEKGGRMEWVSGSMGSKATMLYPCTILKGRNASANNITIAFAGEGQNIDTGAKVYHNAPHTKSTIESKSISKDGGRTNYRGLVHISEGAEHSSTSVECDALMFDNESTSDTMPYMEIDESKVDVAHEATVGKIGDEDVFYLQSRGLDDDDAKQMIVSGFIEPITEELPIEYAVELNRLIELEMEGSLG, encoded by the coding sequence GGGCTGACCGAAGAGGTCGTACGCCTCATCAGCGAGGACAAGGGCGAACCGGACTGGATGCTGGAGCGACGGCTCCGGGCACTCGAGCATTGGAACGAGATGCCGATGCCGACCGACTGGCCCGGCCAGCCGGACCTGACCGAGTTGGACGTAGAGGAAATCGTGCCGTACATCCGGCCGGACGTGGACAAACGCGAGGGCGCGGATAGCTGGGACGACCTGCCGGAAGACATTCAGGACACCTTCGAGAAACTGGGCATCCCGGAAGCCGAGCGCAAGGCGCTGTCGGGCGTCGGCGCCCAGTACGAGTCCGAAGTCGTCTACCAGAACATGCAGGAACAGTGGGAAGAGAAGGGCGTCGTGTTCTGCAACATGGACGAGGCCGTGCGAGAGCACGAAGACCTCGTCAAAGAACACTTCATGACCTCCTGCGTTCCCCCGAGCGACAACAAGTTCGCCGCGCTTCACGGCGCCGTCTGGTCGGGCGGGAGCTTCGTTTACGTCCCCGAAGACGTGACCGTCGAAATGCCCGTGCAGGCCTACTTCCGGATGAACTCGGAAGGGATGGGCCAGTTCGAGCACACCCTCATCATCGCCGAAGAGGGTTCGGAAGTCCACTACATCGAGGGCTGTTCGGCACCCAAATACGGAAGCCACAATCTTCACTCCGGCGGCGTCGAGGTCTTCGTCGGCGAGGACGCCCACGTTCAGTATTCGACCGTCCAGAACTGGTCGAAAAACACCTTCAACCTCAACACCAAGCGCGCCATCGTCGAGAAAGGTGGCCGCATGGAGTGGGTGTCCGGAAGCATGGGGTCGAAAGCGACGATGCTCTACCCCTGCACCATCCTGAAGGGCCGCAACGCGTCGGCGAACAACATCACCATCGCGTTCGCTGGCGAGGGCCAGAACATCGACACCGGCGCGAAAGTCTACCACAACGCGCCCCACACCAAGTCCACCATCGAGTCCAAATCCATCAGCAAGGACGGTGGCCGCACCAACTACCGCGGTCTCGTCCACATCTCGGAGGGCGCGGAACACTCCTCCACATCGGTGGAGTGTGACGCGCTGATGTTCGACAACGAGTCAACGTCGGACACGATGCCGTACATGGAGATCGACGAGTCGAAAGTGGACGTGGCCCACGAGGCGACGGTCGGGAAAATCGGCGACGAGGACGTGTTCTACCTCCAAAGCCGTGGCTTGGACGACGACGACGCCAAGCAGATGATCGTCTCCGGGTTTATCGAGCCGATTACCGAGGAGCTACCCATCGAGTACGCCGTCGAACTCAATCGACTCATCGAACTCGAAATGGAGGGGAGCCTCGGATGA
- a CDS encoding alanyl-tRNA editing protein, whose protein sequence is MTEQRYLPDADDVTEFEATVSVAGDDHLVLDGTYFYPEGGGQPADRGELSWDGGSASVTKVRKNHGDVRHYVEDVAGDLPEPGETVEGRIDAERRETHRRMHTAQHVVSRVVLDEYGAETAGNQIHADRSRIDFEPVDFSEEDVERIERLSNETIERDLAVTKAERPREEAEERTEEGRALLNLIPDHVDPLRVVEIEGFDYCPCGGTHVDHLGEVGRVEITNRESKGEKTERIEFVLAE, encoded by the coding sequence GTGACCGAGCAACGCTACCTTCCCGACGCCGACGACGTGACCGAGTTCGAGGCGACCGTCAGCGTGGCGGGAGACGACCACCTCGTCCTCGACGGGACCTACTTCTACCCCGAGGGCGGCGGCCAACCGGCCGACCGAGGCGAACTGTCGTGGGACGGCGGGTCCGCGTCCGTGACGAAGGTCCGGAAGAACCACGGCGACGTGCGCCACTACGTCGAAGACGTTGCAGGCGACCTGCCGGAACCGGGCGAGACGGTCGAGGGACGAATCGATGCCGAACGACGCGAGACCCACCGCCGGATGCACACCGCCCAGCACGTCGTCTCGCGCGTCGTCTTAGACGAGTACGGTGCCGAGACGGCGGGCAATCAGATTCACGCCGACCGCTCGCGCATCGACTTCGAACCGGTAGACTTCTCGGAGGAAGACGTAGAACGCATCGAGCGCCTGTCGAACGAGACCATCGAGCGCGACCTCGCGGTCACCAAGGCCGAGCGCCCGCGCGAGGAGGCCGAGGAGCGGACCGAGGAGGGTCGCGCGCTCCTGAACCTGATTCCGGACCACGTCGATCCGCTCAGGGTGGTCGAAATCGAGGGGTTCGACTACTGCCCCTGCGGCGGCACGCACGTCGATCACCTCGGCGAGGTCGGTCGAGTCGAGATAACGAACCGGGAGTCGAAGGGCGAGAAGACCGAACGAATCGAGTTCGTGCTGGCGGAGTAG
- a CDS encoding DUF2065 domain-containing protein has product MSDPVKLAVGLALVAWGFADYLVPRSVLRVQSALLSLPPEPNDDFAAYKRRVGLVCILVGVVTLVLAVS; this is encoded by the coding sequence ATGTCCGACCCCGTGAAACTCGCCGTCGGACTCGCGCTGGTCGCGTGGGGATTCGCAGACTACCTCGTTCCGCGGAGCGTCCTGCGGGTCCAGTCGGCGCTCCTGTCGCTCCCACCGGAACCCAACGACGACTTCGCCGCCTACAAGCGTCGAGTCGGACTGGTTTGTATCCTCGTCGGCGTCGTTACGCTCGTTTTGGCCGTCAGTTGA